The genomic DNA GAGCTAACCGAGTTCTTGATCTCAATCTATAGAGGGGGGCTGTTTTCTTTTTAATTGTTTTTAGAATTCTTCATAGAAAACCTATAGGTTTTCTGGAGGATGGAGAAGTGGTGGGCTCGGGGTTCCGAGATCCGTAGGGCTGTGAACCCCTAGGCAACTAGGGGTAAGCCAATGCGGTGAGGGGCTCCTAGCCGTGCCGTGGAGAACCCGAGGGTGGCTCAAACCGCTCTCGGGGGAACGGCATTATAAATTCTATAATCTCATGTGGTTAATGCTGGATCATATATCTATCTGTGGAAATATGGAGCATCGATCTGATTAATTGATCCTAGAAGGAAGAGAGACATAGGAGGTTTAGGAGCTTATAGGGGGCTGTAGACAATAAAATATTGATGGGCCCGTAGCTCAGCCAGGTAGAGCGGCGGGCTTTTAACCCGTAGACCAGCAGGGCTCTGGGCGGAAGTCCCGGGTTCAAATCCCGGCGGGCCCGCCACAACATGCTGATATATAGCCTCTCCTGAGAGGATCCGGGCTCCTTAGCCTAATGCGATACGCTAAAGAGATTCTTGCATGAAAGTCCCACTCTTCTAGTGCGGGATCAGCTTGGTCGAGACTCTCTTTCTATTTCTTTCAAGGATTCCTCCAGGGTGTCTAGGCCTTTGTGGAGTAGCTCCTCCTCGATTGTTAGGGGTGGATGGAGTCTTATGACGTTTAGGAAGAGCCCGGCGCGTAGGAGTAGTAATCCCTTCTCCCTAGCCCTATTAATGATCTTCAGCGTCTCCTCGGTAGCTGGTTCTTTTGTCTTTCGACTCCTGACTAGCTCTATGGCTTGCATAACCCCTAAGCCTCTGACATCTCCTATGGATTCATATCTATGATACATCTCCTCAAGCCTCCTCCTTATAACCCTACCCAGCCTCTCAGCTCTCTCAACCAATCTATCCCTCTGGATGATCTCTATTACCTTGAGCGCAACAGCGCTGGAGACAGGGTTTCCACCATAGGTTCCCCCGAAGCTCCCTGGATTTGTTTTCTCCATAACCTCCTTCCTACCTATTATAGCTGAGAGAGGCAGTCCATTTGCTATAGCCTTAGCTGTAACCAATATATCTGGCTCTACACCGTAGTGCTCCACAGCCCACATCCTCCCAGTCCTCCCCCACCCTGTTTGGACCTCATCGTCTATCAATAGTATCCCGTATTCGTCTAGGAATTTCTTGAGCTCTCTAACATAATCGTTTGGAGCCACTACAAAGCCCCCCTCACCCTGAACCATCTCCATGATGAACGCAGCTATCCTATCAGGAGGTACTCTTGTGTGTATAAACCAGCTTCTTATGTAGTCAAGACATGCCAAGCCGCAGTATGGGTACTCCTGTTTGAAGGGGCATCTATAGCAATATGGATATGGGACAAACTCTACCCCCGGCATCATAGGCTCTAACCTAAACTTATAGGGGCTATACTTACCCGTTGTTGCCAAGGCATAGCCATATGTCCCCCTACCATGGAATGAGTTCTCGTAGGAGACTATCACATATCTATCACTAGCCTGCCTAGCGATCTTAATAGCGTTCTCTATAGCCTCGGAACCGCTGTTCTGTAGAAGAACCTGCTTCTCAGAGGAACCAGGGGCTATCTTTGCTAACCTCTCAGCAAGCTCCACATATGGCCTATAATTAGCTACCATGAAGCTGATATGCCATAGCTTCCTCAACTGCTCCTCAGCAGCCCTGACCAGCTCCGGATTCGCATGGCCAAGAATTGTTACACCTATGCCAGAGGTGAAATCGATATATCTATTGCCATGGATATCATAGAGAACAGCGTTCTCACCCCTCTCAATAGTTATTGGATGTAGAAGAGATATACCCCTCATAACATATCTACTACGAAGATCTAGATAGGGATCTGATGACATAGAATACCACCTAATAAGATACTCCTTGAACAACTAAAAACCAATTAAAGACCATATTGAAACAACTATTAAAACACATATCATAAACATTAAACCCAAAACACTATAATTATCCCCTATAGCTGGAAAGCTTATCTTATAGCTATAAACACCTATAAAGCGAGGAAACAGATTCTATGTTCAGCATATAGAAGTAATTCATTAAAAACATAGGAATAATTATAAAGAATATATGTTAGTATGTTAGAAAACCTCCCCATCGGAATCCATGCTATCTAGATCTAGAGTATCTGCCGAGGCCATCGCCTCGCTAAGAGCTATGAAGCTGAAGATCTCTAGGGTTAGTAGAAACGGCAGTATCGATGCATATGCAGAGAGTATCTCGCTAGCCTCCTCCTCCATACCAGCCCTCCTAAGCTTCTCAGCTCTCTCAAGATCCCTCCTAGCTATATCCCTCCACTCATCAAGCCTAGCCCATGCCTTTGATGTGGGCTCATAGACCTCTCTCTTAAAGATAAGCCCCCTCATCCTCTTCTCAACCAATCCCTCAGCCTCGAGCCATCCCAAAACCTTGAGAACCTCCTCTATAGAGAGTCCCGTCATGCTCGAAACCTCCTCAGGAGATCTAGCGCCTCTAGCGATGGCCTCTAACACAGCATATCTCTCGGGCGTATACATAGAAACCCTAGAATATTATAATTTGCGTTTGCTTATAAACCTCACCTTAACATCTTCCCAGCTCTAGAATGGCTGGGGTGTAAAGGGCTATAAGCCCCATGGAGGTTGATCCATGTCTCCGAGCCTGTATGTGAAGCACGGGATGAAGCCTATACTCTCAACCTTAAAAGGGGGATTAGACAGAGTTGTAGATCTTTATTTATTAATCTTCATGATTACAGATTCTCGTGGATGTAACTATGGGGATTGCTGTTCGTGGCAGATTGGTTGTTATGGCTTTGACAATAGTTGTTGTGGTTGCTGTAGGTGTTGTTGGTTCGTATCTATATTCAGCCTGGAGGGGGCAGGGTAGTGCTATAGATAGGCTTATAATAGTTGTTAATCCCTTACCCCGTGATAGGGTTGCTGCTGAGGCTAGGGAGCTGGAGTCTTTCTTAGAATCTAGGCTTGGTATTGATGTTGAGATATATTTCCCGACGAGTGTTGCTGCGATTATTGAGTCTCTTAGATTTGGCCATGCCCAGCTAGCCCTTGGCATCGGATCTCTTCCAGCTGCCCTTGCCCTCTATGTTGCTGATGTTGAGATGTTATTGGTTGAGGTGAGGGAGGTTATAATAAACGATACAGTTGTTCACGCGCCTTACTATTATTCATACTGGATAGTACTCAAGGATTCTCAGTATAGGGGGTTAGAGGATCTGAGGGGGAGGAGGGCTTGCTTCCCGAGTGAGCTATCAACATCTGGCTATATATTCCCGATGTATAGGCTTGTGGAGCTTGGATATCTAAAGGCTCCGGCGGATCCTAGGAGCTTCTTCGGCGAGGTAGTCTTCGCAGGAGGCTATGCACAGTGTTGGGAGGCTCTGAGGAATGGGCATGTGGATGTAACCATCATGGCTGGCGATGTGCCTGCCAGCCTATATTGGGTGGCTATGAATAGCAGCAGGGTTCTAGAGATGCAGGGGCCTGTGCCATCCCATCTTGTTCTGATATCCAAAGGGCTTCCAAGTGATTTGAAGCAGAGGATCAAGAACGCCCTTCTAGAGCTTAATAACAAGCCAGATCTTATGAGGAAGTTTGTATCAGCTATCTTCATTAGATTCGATGAGAGAACCCCTGAGGAGCATCTAAAACCCCTTTTAAACGCCCTAGAAGCAACTGGTTTGAAGGATAGGTATCTCAGGCTATACACTAACACCACTAGATAGCGGGGCTGTGGATTGCTAGCACTAACCCAGAGCCCAGCTGTCGAGCTCAAAGGGGCTGTGTTTAGCTATGGAGATAAAAGGGTTTTAAATGGCCTGGATCTCGAGGTTTTCTATGGGGAGGCAATAGCTATTATGGGTAGGAGCGGTGTTGGGAAGACAACCCTCCTAAAGATCGTTGCAGGTCTTCTCAAACCGGAGAGAGGTGTTATTAGGATCCTCGGGTGTGATCTCTCAAACAAATGCTTCGATAATGTGAGGGGTAGGATAGCCTATATACCACAGACGCTTGGTCTCATAGAAGGTGGATCAGCACTCTATAACGTCCTACTGGCTAGGGCATATGAAAAGCCCCTAAGATTTATAACAGGGATCTGGGGTAAGGAATATATCTCCAAAGCACTAGAGGCTCTAGAGGCTGTTGGGCTGCTGGAGAAGGCTAGGGCTAGGGTTGAGAGGCTAAGCGGGGGTGAGAGGCAGAGGGTTGCGATAGCAAGGGCTATTTTCCAGGGAGCACCAGTTATTCTAGCTGATGAGCCAGTCTCCAACCTAGATTTCGAGAGTGCTAGGGATGTGGTGGAGCTTTTAACAGGGTTGAGGAAGAGGGGAGTTGCTATAGTAGCTGTTATGCATGATAGGGATCTAGCCCATAGATATTTCGATAGGGTATATATCTTGGAAGGTGGTGTTCTCAGGGTGCTATCATGAGGATCATAGTTGCTTTTCTCATACCAACCGCTATGCTAGCATATATCCTCGGCCTGATAGATCCTGGGCTCTGGGCTAAAGCAGGTCTAAATATATCTAGATTCATACCTCTCCTAGGGGTTAGAAATGATCTCTGGGGAGACGCTCTCACAGCCGTCTATGAAACCCTGATCATATCTGTCTTCGGAGTCTCCTGCGGAGTCCTCATAGCATATCTTCTCGCCCCACTTGCAAGCCCTCTCCTAACTCCTCGCACCATAGCCATCGCTGGAAGGATACTCGCCAACACAGCCAGGACAGTGCCAGCGATACTCTGGGCAATACTATTCGTAATACTTATAGGGCCAGGGGCAAAGGCGGGCGCGCTAGCTCTCGCAATATATACCTCGACATATCTAGCCAAGTTCTTCTACGAGACCCTCGAGTCTGTGGATAGAGAGCTACTCGATTCTCTAAAGGCCATGGGTCTCAGAGGATACACGCTAGCCTTCGCACTATACACACATATCAGGAGACAGATTATAAGCAGCATACTCTTCATGCTCGAATATAACGTTAGAACAGCAACCATACTAGGATTCGTAGGCGCCGGCGGAGTTGGATACTATATACTACAATATCTAAGCACCCTAGACTACCAAGCAGTCCTGACATTCGTCATAGCCACCATAGCCATCGTAGCAGCAATAGACACAACAAGCTATACCCTAAGAACCCGAATATAGCTCTAACTATCTATAAACTACTAGTTACAACTGAAAGCCTATTATAAATTACCTGATACTCTGCCCTATCCTGGGCGTTAGTTTCCTATATATGGCGTCGCCTAGGAGGTTAAGACCTGCAACTGTTATGAGGAGGAAGATCCCTGGGAATATTGAAATCCACCATGCTGATGAAATATATGGTTGTCCCTCATATATGATTCTTCCCCAGCTGGGTAGATTAGGATCTCCCAGCCCTAGATAGCTGAGGCCAGCTTCAATAACTACCGCATTTGCTACTTGGAGGATTGTATTGGCTATTGCTGGCTGTATAGATGCTGGAACAATATGTCTCACTATGATTCTCAAGCTGTTAGCACCTATAGCTTTTACAGCCTCTACATATGGTAGCTCTTTAACCACTAGCACCTGGGCCCTCATAATTCTAGCTGTGATCGGCCATGTTGTTAACCCTATTATTAACATGATCAACGCTATGTTACTTCCATAGATTGCTGCGAGGGTAACTGCTATGAAGAACGTTGGGATCACGAAGAATATATCTGTTATTCTACTAACTATAGTGTCCACGACACCACCATAATATCCCGCTACAGTTCCAAGTAGGATCCCTATGATGGCTGCAATACCCGCTGCCACGAAACCAACCATGAGCGAGACCCTAGCTCCCCAGATCACCCTGCTTAAAAGATCCCTGCCGAGATGATCTGTTCCTAGAGGATGCTCGGGGGATGGAGGGAGAAATCTAGGGAAATCTATTGAATCATAGCTGGGTATCGGTAGGTAGGGAGCTGAGAACCCCATACACGCGATCGAGAGCACCATAAGGAACCCCGCCAAGCCCTTTGAATCGCCTATTACCTCTCTCAAAGCCCTTATAAAACCATATATAAATGATAGAAGAGGTATATTTAGCAACATTCTCACCCCTTCTGAATCCTTGCCCTGGGGTCGAGGCGCATATAGAT from Sulfolobales archaeon includes the following:
- a CDS encoding aspartate aminotransferase family protein; translated protein: MSSDPYLDLRSRYVMRGISLLHPITIERGENAVLYDIHGNRYIDFTSGIGVTILGHANPELVRAAEEQLRKLWHISFMVANYRPYVELAERLAKIAPGSSEKQVLLQNSGSEAIENAIKIARQASDRYVIVSYENSFHGRGTYGYALATTGKYSPYKFRLEPMMPGVEFVPYPYCYRCPFKQEYPYCGLACLDYIRSWFIHTRVPPDRIAAFIMEMVQGEGGFVVAPNDYVRELKKFLDEYGILLIDDEVQTGWGRTGRMWAVEHYGVEPDILVTAKAIANGLPLSAIIGRKEVMEKTNPGSFGGTYGGNPVSSAVALKVIEIIQRDRLVERAERLGRVIRRRLEEMYHRYESIGDVRGLGVMQAIELVRSRKTKEPATEETLKIINRAREKGLLLLRAGLFLNVIRLHPPLTIEEELLHKGLDTLEESLKEIERESRPS
- a CDS encoding PhnD/SsuA/transferrin family substrate-binding protein, with the translated sequence MGIAVRGRLVVMALTIVVVVAVGVVGSYLYSAWRGQGSAIDRLIIVVNPLPRDRVAAEARELESFLESRLGIDVEIYFPTSVAAIIESLRFGHAQLALGIGSLPAALALYVADVEMLLVEVREVIINDTVVHAPYYYSYWIVLKDSQYRGLEDLRGRRACFPSELSTSGYIFPMYRLVELGYLKAPADPRSFFGEVVFAGGYAQCWEALRNGHVDVTIMAGDVPASLYWVAMNSSRVLEMQGPVPSHLVLISKGLPSDLKQRIKNALLELNNKPDLMRKFVSAIFIRFDERTPEEHLKPLLNALEATGLKDRYLRLYTNTTR
- a CDS encoding ATP-binding cassette domain-containing protein, which encodes MLALTQSPAVELKGAVFSYGDKRVLNGLDLEVFYGEAIAIMGRSGVGKTTLLKIVAGLLKPERGVIRILGCDLSNKCFDNVRGRIAYIPQTLGLIEGGSALYNVLLARAYEKPLRFITGIWGKEYISKALEALEAVGLLEKARARVERLSGGERQRVAIARAIFQGAPVILADEPVSNLDFESARDVVELLTGLRKRGVAIVAVMHDRDLAHRYFDRVYILEGGVLRVLS
- a CDS encoding ABC transporter permease subunit yields the protein MRIIVAFLIPTAMLAYILGLIDPGLWAKAGLNISRFIPLLGVRNDLWGDALTAVYETLIISVFGVSCGVLIAYLLAPLASPLLTPRTIAIAGRILANTARTVPAILWAILFVILIGPGAKAGALALAIYTSTYLAKFFYETLESVDRELLDSLKAMGLRGYTLAFALYTHIRRQIISSILFMLEYNVRTATILGFVGAGGVGYYILQYLSTLDYQAVLTFVIATIAIVAAIDTTSYTLRTRI
- a CDS encoding ABC transporter permease, whose product is MLLNIPLLSFIYGFIRALREVIGDSKGLAGFLMVLSIACMGFSAPYLPIPSYDSIDFPRFLPPSPEHPLGTDHLGRDLLSRVIWGARVSLMVGFVAAGIAAIIGILLGTVAGYYGGVVDTIVSRITDIFFVIPTFFIAVTLAAIYGSNIALIMLIIGLTTWPITARIMRAQVLVVKELPYVEAVKAIGANSLRIIVRHIVPASIQPAIANTILQVANAVVIEAGLSYLGLGDPNLPSWGRIIYEGQPYISSAWWISIFPGIFLLITVAGLNLLGDAIYRKLTPRIGQSIR